A DNA window from Ostrea edulis chromosome 5, xbOstEdul1.1, whole genome shotgun sequence contains the following coding sequences:
- the LOC125649573 gene encoding J domain-containing protein DDB_G0295729-like, translating to MVSEWQLMKSLTYKRFGSCLAHLAWETVNSSFGQNGIQNILGLIELLKSLPPTSVLNETAFNQMKLIKTDRRHRLSAQHLNDIMLVKIESSSIQDFDPTPSINKWMVTPSAQGRRTNYTRDTVEESDIITVIAEKEVERERQYMEREVEGERGVEEEREVESERGVESERGVESEREVEQEREVESEREVESERGVEQEREVESERGVESERGVEQESEEDSECEQNEKENERRINELVAEIEMEYN from the exons ATGGTTTCAGAGTGGCAGCTTATGAAGTCTCTCACTTATAAGAG ATTTGGATCATGTCTAGCACATCTTGCATGGGAAACTGTGAATTCTTCCTTTGGACAGAATGGGATCCAGAATATACTGGGATTAATTGAGCTGTTGAAAAGTCTCCCTCCAACatctgttttaaatgaaaccGCCTTCAACCAAATGAAGTTAATTAAAACAGATAGACGACACAGATTAAGTGCTCAGCATTTGAATGATATCATGTTGGTCAAAATTGAATCATCATCCATCCAAGACTTTGACCCAACACCTTCAATCAATAAATGGATG GTGACACCATCTGCTCAAGGACGAAGGACAAACTACACCCGAGACACAGTGGAAGAAAGTGACATTATTACAGTGATTGCAGAAAAAGAAGTTGAGAGGGAGAGACAGTATATGGAGAGAGAAGTGGAGGGTGAGAGAGGAGTGGAGGAAGAGAGAGAAGTGGAGAGTGAGAGAGGAGTGGAGAGTGAGAGAGGAGTGGAGAGTGAGAGAGAAGTGGAGCAAGAGAGAGAAGTGGAGAGTGAGAGAGAAGTGGAGAGTGAGAGAGGAGTGGAGCAAGAGAGAGAAGTGGAGAGTGAGAGAGGAGTGGAGAGTGAGAGAGGAGTGGAGCAAGAAAGTGAGGAAGATTCAGAGTGTGAGCAAAATGAGAAAGAGAATGAAAGGAGAATAAATGAACTTGTAGCTGAGATTGAGATGGAATACAATTAg